CCGGCCGACCGCCGCTACCACGTGCAGGACCACGCCCAACTCGTGATTGGGCTGCTCGACCGGCTGGGCATCGAGACCGCCACCTTTGTGGGGAACTCCTTTGGCGGGGCGGTGTCGCTGGCCTGCGCTCTGATGTGGGCCTCGCGGGTGACGGGACTGGTGCTCATCGATGCGGCCTACAATGACGCACCTTTGCAGCAGTACCCGTTCAGCCTCTATGCCCGGATTACACGGACCTGGCTGGTTGGGGAAGCCGCCGTGCCGTTGCTGATGTCCACCCGCCAGACCTCGGAAACCCTGCTGCGCGGGTTCTTCCACGATCAGCAGGTGGTGACGCCGGAGCGCATCGCGGCTTACTTTCGTGCGCTGCGGACGGTGGAAGGGCAACGCGCCGCCATGACGACGGCCCGCCAGTGGGACCTGAACTGGATCGAGCAGGAGTTGTCCAGCATTACCGTCCCGGTACTCATCATCTGGGGCGAGTATGACCGGTCCATTCCGGTCACGCTGGGCGTCCGTCTGCGCGCCCGGCTTCCACAGGCCGAGTTTGTGGTCATCCCCGATTGTGGGCACATCCCGGAAGAGGAGCGCCCGGAAGAAACCACGGCCCTCATCCTTGACTTCTGCCGTCGGCAGGCGGCGCGTCCGGCCCCGTCGCTGGCGGCTTCCGCCACGGCGGCTTTGGCGGCCGGTGCGTCTTCCGCACTGGCTCCGGTCAGTCTGGCCGTGGCCGTCCAACCCGACACGTCGGCTTCGGCTGACACCGCTCCGCCCAATGCCACTTCACCCCAGGCGGCCGAGGAATCGCCGGCGGAGTAGTCCTGGGAGTGGCGGTCGGACCAGGCACGACTTTGGCAGCACGCCCTGGCTCTTCAGGCAAGGGGCGCTTTGGGAGTACACCAATGGCAATTCAGCAGCATGACTGGAGCCTTCAGCGCAAGGGCGTCATTGATCAGGAGCGCCACAAGGAGCGCGTCAAAGAAGCCATCCGTAAAAACCTCGGCTCGATTGTCTCCAACGAGGCCATCATCCTTTCGGATGGCCGCAAGACGGTCAAGGTGCCCATTCGGTCGCTGGATGAGTACAAATTCCGCTTCGACCGCCACAAGCAGAAGCACGTCGCCCAGGGCGATGGCGACTCGAAGGTGGGCGATGTGGTGGCGCGGGAAGGCCAGTCCGGCAGTGGGCCCGGTAAGGGCGGCACGGGCCCGGCCGGCAGTGATGCCGGGCAGGAATACTACGAAGCGGAGGTCAACATTGATGACATCGCGGCGCTCATTTTTGAGGACCTGGAACTACCGTTTCTCGAAGAGCGTGCCAACAAGGCCCTACCGGCCCGCACCACCCGCTTCACGGAAATCCGCCGCACCGGAGCGTTTTCCAACCTCGACAAGCGCCGCTCGATCATCGAGAACCTCAAACGCAATGCCGTCGAGAAAGGGCGCGCCCAGGTGGGCGGCTTCAAAAAAGAGGACCTGCGCTTCAAGAGCTGGGAGGAAGATGTCCGCTTCGAGTCCAATGCCGTCGTGCTGGCGCTGATGGATGTCTCCGGCTCGATGGGCGAGTTCAAGAAATACATTGCCCGCAGCTTCTATTTCTGGATGGTGCGCTTCCTGCGGACCAAGTACGACAACGTCGAAATCGTCTTCATCAGCCATCACACCGAGGCCAAGGAAGTCACCGAGGAGCAGTTCTTCACCCAAGGGGAATCCGGTGGCACGGTGGTGTCCAGCGCCTACAAACTGGCGCTCGACATCATTGACAAACGCTACTCCCCGAAGGACTGGAACATCTATCCCTTTCACTTCTCGGATGGTGACAACTACTATAGTGACAACGAGGAAGCCGTCCGGCTCGCCGACAGGCTCATCACGACCTGCAATCTCTTTGGGTATGGCGAAATCGGGGATGAGGGCGCATCAAGCTACCGGCGTTCGTCGGGGGCGCTGCTTTCGATCTTCAAGGAACATCTCAAGCACCAGAAACGCTTCATTGGTGTGCGCATTGACAGCAAGGAAGACGTGTATCCGGCGCTTAAGGAGTTTTTTGGCGCGCGCAACATCAAGGTTTGACCCAACCCGCTGAAGTCACCGGGTGACGGCCGTCGGCCGCCACGGACTGTGGCGCCCAGGCACGGGCCGCAGCCCACATGTCCCGGACGGACGAAACCGGCCGTGGGTTGCAACGGAAACGTAACGGACGGAAAGAGCAACGACGTGAAGTGTCCATACTGTGGCAACCTTGAAGACAAGGTTGTGGACTCCCGCGAAAGCCGCGAAGGCGACGTCATCCGTCGCCGCCGTGAATGCCTGAAATGTGAACGCCGGTTCACATCCTATGAGCGGATTGACGAAATCCCCTACATGGTCATCAAGAAAGACGGCCGGCGGGAACCCTTTGACCGGCAGAAGGTGCTGGCCGGGTTGGCACGGGCCTGCGAAAAGCGTCCCGTGCCGGCCGCCAAGCTGGAAGCCATCGTCAATGCCGTCGAGAAATACGTTCAGGAATCGCGCGACCGGGAGCGGTCAACACAGAAGATTGGCGAACTCATCATGCGCCGGCTCAAGGATTTGGACAAAGTGGCCTATGTCCGCTTCGCCTCGGTGTATCTGGAGTTCAAGGATGTGACGGAGTTTATGTCCGAGTTGAAATCACTTGTGAAGACCACCCCGCCAGCGTCCCGCCGGAGACGTGGCGCGAACGGGATTTCAGCCTGAGTCAGAACCTGAAGTGTGCGGCGGCAAGTGATGCCGCCGGTGTCTTTTCAGCAGACGGGGCCGCTTGCGCCCCGGGCCGGGCTGATATAGCGTGTCGGATACCACCAGAGCTGTTTTTCAGACCGGTTCAAGGTGGCCCACCGGGCTGGTTTGAACCCTTCCTGATGCAACCACCAGACCACGGCCGCGCGACCAAGGCGGGGAACAAGGGAGTAGAGTCGTATGAGTTACTTTGACTTGCCACCGATCATCGAACGCATGCTGGCGGTCGATGACAAAATCAGTGACCTGAACTTTTCTGTCGGGCGTCCGCCACAAGTCGAACTCAACGGCAAGCTCGTTCCGGTGGACATCAAGGGGCTGCGCAACCTGACCCCCTACCAGACCGAAATCATCGCCATGGCGCTGATGGCCGGGAACAACGACGCGGCAGAGAAGCTGGTGCAGACGGGGTCGGTGGACCTGTCCTACAGTCTGCCTTCCCGGACGCGCTTCCGCGTCAACATCTTCTCGCAGCGTGGGACGTATTCCATCGTCATGCGCGTCATTCCGACGGAAGTGCCCACGATTGAGTCGCTGGGGCTGCCGCCGCAGTTGGGCGAGATTTCCCACCTCAAAAACGGGATCGTGCTGCTGACCGGGCCGACCGGAAGCGGCAAGTCTTCGACGCTGGCGGCGATTCTGCGCAAGATCAATGAGGAAAAGTTCTACCACATCGTCACCATTGAAGACCCCATTGAGTTTCTGCATACCCACAAAAACTGCACCATCAATCAGCGTGAACTCGGCAGTGACACGCCAAGTTTTGCGCTGGCACTGCGGGCGGCGCTCCGGCAGGCGCCGAAAGTCATCCTCGTCGGTGAAATGCGCGACCTGGAGACGACCGAAATTGCGCTGGAAGCCGCCGAGACGGGCCACCTGGTGTTTTCCACCCTGCACACCACGGACGCTTCCAAGACGGTGGACCGCATCATCGGTATCTTCCCGAAGAACGAAGAACACGTCATTCGCGTGCGACTGGCGCAGGCCTTCCGTTACATCATCACCCAACGCCTGATTCCACGGGCGGATGGCAAAGGGCGCGTCGCCGCGGTGGAAATCCTCAAGTCCACGCCCCGTACCCGTGAGTACATCGAAAAGGGCGAGAGTGAAGGAAAGTCGCTGCTGGATGCCATGGAAGACGGTTCACTCGACGGCATGCAGCATTTCGATCAGGTGATTGAGCGGATGATCCGGCAGGGCGTCATCACCCAGGAAGACGGACTGGCCTTTGCCACGAACCAGAACAACCTCCTGCTGCGCCTTTCCGGCCTTGGCTCTTCCAGCGACTTTGCCGGCGCCGGGGGCAGTGAAATCAACCGCATGCAGAAGGACCAGGGGCTACGCAATCCGACCATGGGCGGCATGCGCCCGGTCACGCCGCCGGTGCGCAGCACGACCGAGACGCCGCGCCCCTCCATGCTCGACATCATCGAACGGTGACGGCTGGAAACGGCCGCCAAAGCCCCGGCCTGTGCAAAGCCCTTCGGCCTGTGGATGACGGTTCATGAAAGTTGTCTGCACGCAGTGTCGCGCCAAGTTTGAGATTCAGGAAAAAAACCTGCCGGACAAGCCGTTTCAGGTGAACTGCCCGAAGTGTCGCTTCGGGATGATGGTCAAACCACCGCCGAAAGCTACTCCCACGTTGCGCGGAGCGCCAAAATCTATGCAAGCCAATCAGGATGCCATCATGCAACTCGTGGCCCTGCTGACCGGGCAAACCACCCGCAGTGCCGATGGCTCGACGGGGGCGCTTGCCAACTGGCAGCGCCGTCAGACACTGCTGTGTCTGGCAGACCCGGCGCAGGCCCAGCAGGTACTCGACAAACTCGACCACCAGACCTACGCCCCGACGGTCTGTACCGAAGCCGCCAAGGCCATTGAGCTGATGCGGGACTCGCAGGTGGACATGGTGCTGCTTGACCCCCAGTTTGACAGCGCGAACCAAGGGGGGATCGCCGTTCTCCGGCACGTCAACTCGCTGCCTCCCAAGTATCGGCGTCGGACATATCTCGTCCTGGTCTCGCCGCAGGTCAAGACGCTGGACACCTACATGGCGTTTCTGAACGGCGTCAACCTCACCATCAACACCACCGACATCGAGACCATCAACCAGATACTGGAGCGCAGTATCCGTGACTTCAACGAGCTGTATCGCGGCTACAACACGGCGGCCGGGCTGAACCCGTTCTAGTTGTCGCTCTCCGTCAATGGGGCACGCTACGCCTGAAGGGGGGACAGATGCGGGGCGTGTCCAAATCACCGGTGCCATGGCATGCTATGGCATCGGTGGGTGCCTGATGCGCCCGGATTTTTTTACAGCGTTGTTGTCGAGGTTGAAGTCATCGTGATGCAGGTCAAATCACGTGTGAAGACGTTGCTTGCGGTGCTGTGGCTGCTTGTCGTGGCCGTCAGCCACAGCGGGGCCGGAACACCGGCACCGACCGCTTTGCGGTTTCGCGATCTGGATGGGGTGCAGGTCAACGGTCGGGAAGTCGTCTTTCCAGCACGCGCCCAACAGCTCAACGGCAAGCAGGTGGAAGTCAACGGCTTCATGGTGCCGCTTGGCATCAGTGATGGGAAAATCCGCCGGTTCATCCTCATTGAAGTGCCGCTGGCCTGTTGCTTTGGCGATGGGCCGGGCATCGAGCAGATGATTTTCGTGACTCTCGCGCCGGGACAGGAACTCAGCGCCGCCAGTGACTACCCCGTGGCGGTCAGCGGCACACTTCAGGTCGGGGTGCAGCGCCGGGAAAGCGGGGCTGTCGAAAGCCTCTACCGGATTGTCAACGCACGGGCGCGGAAGCTGGTGTGAAAGCCCGCATACTCCCGGTCTGTCAGATACAAACCGGAAGATGTGCTCTGTCAGCTCACGCCGGCTTTGTCCGGCTGATGACTATGGGGGCGCCACGCTGGGCAAGTGAAGCCTGAATGGCTTCAAGGGTACGAACGACCGCCAGCCCGCTTTTCCCGTCGGAAACCGTCAGACTGCCGCGCCGCAGCCCGTCGAGGAAGTAGCGCGCCTGCGCCTTGAGCGGTTCTTCAAGCTGAATGCGCGGAATGGAGATGTCACCTTCACGGGCAAGCAGTTGGAATTGCCCGTAATCTTCATAGTACGGCTCGCGGATCACCCCTTTGTCGTAAATGCAGAGCGGCCCGATGGTGGCGAGGTCATCCCAGACGAGCATCTTCCGGTCGCCCACGACAGTAATCTCACGCACCTTGCGCGGGTTGAGCCACGACACATGGACATGCGCCAGCAGGTCATTGGGATAGCGCAGGGTGATGAACGCCAGGTCTTCGATGCCGGGCTGGAGATAGGCCGCGCCCGAAGCCGAAACTTCGATTGGCGTGGCGCCGGTCAGAAAGTCGAAAATGGCAATGTCGTGGGAAGCCAGGTCATAGACGGCATTGACATCCTTGCGAATCGGCCCCAGGTTCGTACGGGTCGAAACCATGGTGTAAATCCGCCCCAGATCGCCGAATTGCAGGTATTCCTTGAGCTTGAGAATCCCACGGTTGAACAGGAAGACCTGCCCGACCATCAGCAACCGGTTCCGTTCGGTTGCCAGGGTGACGAGTTCCTCCCCTTCTTCCGCCGTGCGACAGAGCGGCTTTTCGACCAGAACGTGCTTGTCGGCCAGCAGCGCATCCCGGACGATGGCATGGTGCGTGTTCGTCGGCGTGGAGATGACAACGGCGTGAATGTCGGTTTCGGCGAGCATCCGGCGGTAGTCTTCAAACAGGGCGAGGCCCGGATAGGCCCGACCCACCCGCTCCAGGTTCTGGCGGCTGACATCCGCGGCCGCCACAACCCTGGCTTCGGGAAAAGCCGAAAATGTGCGGATGTGGTTCGGCCCCCAGTGACCACACCCAATGACGGCGATATGAAAGGTGGCTTGGCTCATAACCTATGCTTTCAGATGCAGATTTGCGGACGGGTGACTCCACATGTGCCGGGACCAATGAAAAGCCCGGTGGCGCAGGTGCAATCAGGTTTGTCCCCGAATATACATCGTTCGGTCGCGGAGCAGGATGGTTTTGGTCAACCGGACTGAGGGGATGGTTTGCCAGCCGTCTTCGGGCTGTGTCCTTCGGACTCACCTGCGGGTATCCCACCTCTCCGGCCGGGCATTACTGAAGCCTGCGGCATGCTGCTTACCCTTGCCATCTGGATCATCATGATTGTGCTGGCAGGCGTGATTGGGCGGATCTGCCTGTCCGGGGTTGTCTTTTCCAGCACGTCTGAGCCGTTCACAATCAGCCTGTGGTTTGGGGTCGGGGTGTTGTCCAACCTGTGGTTAAGCACGGCCTTCCTGCTCCCACTCACGCCCTGGGTCGCCGCCCTGACCGCTGGCATCCTGCTTCTGGCACTACAGCGGATGCGGCCGGCCCACCCGCTTCTGCCCGAATGGGGGAAGTGGCGTTGGTCGGCGGCGGCCGGACTGCTGTCCTTGGCCCTGCTGGCGGCAGCAGCGGTTGCCGTCGCTCCCGTCATCCTGGTGGACACGGGGATTTACCACTACCCCGCGATGCGCTGGTTGGCCGAGTATGGCGTGGTGAAAGGCACGGCCCTGCTCGATGTGCAACTGGGCTATGCCTCGCCGTGGTTTGCCCTCTTTGCGCCATGTGTTCACGGCGGTCTGAAAACCCGCGCGGCGGGGCTGGCCGGTGGTTTTGCTCTGGCGCTGTGGTTGGTTGGGGCCGGACTGGCCGGGTGGCGGCTGTATCGTGGAACAGGCCGCCCCGGCGACTGGTTTTTCATCTGGGCCACGGCTCTGGGCATTGGCGCGCTGGGCACTTCCGATGGGCTGCTGGCGTCTTCATCGCCGGATGTGCCGACAGCGGCGCTGGTTGTCGTCGTACTGTGGGCGATGCTCGACCGGGAAACCCTGCCGCCGCCCGCCCGCCAGGGCCGGGACTGGACGGTGGCCGCCCTGGCCGGAATAGCCGCTGCCATCAAGCTGACGGCCATCCCCTTGCTGCTGTTGGCCGGCTGGCTGGTGTGGAGGTCAGCCCCCCGCCGCCGGTGGACGGCGCTCATCGCCTTCGTTGTCCTTGGAAGTGTGGCGCTTCTGCCGGTGACGCTGGCGCGGGTGCTGACTTCCGGCTGTCCCTTCTTTCCCTCGAAGCTGCTGGCGCTGCCGGTGGTGTGGCGCTATGAAATGAACCCGTGGCAGTCCTCAAGCGGCATACCCCGGTCACTGACCACCGTGATTCGTGATCAGGCGCGCTGGGACTGGGGAGCTTTGGCTGTGGCGCGCTACAGTACAGGTCCGCTCAACGGCTGGCTGGACTGGCACTGGCTTCCGGGCTGGCCGACGCATGAACCTGTCGCCGCCGGACTGCTGGCCGGAAGCGGACTGGCAACGCTGGTCTGTCTGGCGCGGCGCCGGACGATGCCGGCAAGCTGGATGTGGGCGCTGGGAACCGGATGGCTCGGAAGTGCCTATGTGCTGCTTCAGGCTCCGTCGCTGCGGTTTGGTGTCGGCTACTTCGTCGTCCCGCTGGCATTGGGGCTGGCGCAGCTTTCGAGGACGTTCCCCCGGTGGGCTCCGCTCCTGGTCTGGAGTGTGGGGCTATGCCTGCTCCCGTTTCCTTCGCAGTTGCCGCTGGTGCGTCCGCCGCGTCTGACGCCGGTTCCGGTTGTCCTCACCGAGGTCAACGGCATGAAGCTCTACCAGCCGGTGCCCCGGCCGGGCATCTTTCCGCGCTGTGGCGACAGTCCGCTTCCGTGTGGCTCGAACATTGATCCCACCGTCCGCTTGAGCGATCCCCGGCGCGGCGTTGCGGCCGGTTTCATCCGGGGGCCGATGCCGAGAAGGGAAGCCTTCTGATGGCGGCCATGACGCTGCACCGCTGGGCGCTGCTGGGGCTGATCGTGGCGAATGCGATCTGGGGCAGCACGTTTGTCGTGGCACAGGATGTCACCAATCCGGCGCATCCCGGCAGTCTCGCGCCCATGCGCTACATCATGGTGCGGTTCGGGCTGGCCGTGGGGCTGATGTTGCTGGTGTGGGGCTGGCGATTGCGGCGGCTGTCCTTTCAGACCCTGATCCATGGGCTATGGCTCGGCGTTTTTCTGGGGCTGGGCTACGTCCTGCAGGCGCAGGGGCTGGCCTGGAGCGGTAGTCCCTCCAAAGCGGCATTTATCACCGGGTCAAGTGTGTTGCTCGTTCCGCTGTTTGGGGCCTGGTTTGGAAAGCAGCGGCCGACGGCGGCCAATCTGCTGGGCCTCGGTGTGGCCTTCATCGGGTTTACCCTGCTGTGCTTTCCCGATGAGGCATCCCGTGGCTGGCGCTGGAGTGATGCCGTATCGTTCGGGTGCACCGTCCCGTTTGCTGTGCACATCGTCCTGATGGAGCGTTATGCCGGGCAGTCGGATGTGGACAGTCTCAACATCGTGCAACTTGGCGTCTCCGTGCTCGTGGCCGTGGCCGGCTGGCTGGCGGTGGCCGGCTGGGTGCAGCTTGCCCTGCCGCTGCCGGATGTACTGACCCCGGAACTGCGGCCGTTGTCCATGACGGCCTACCAGGTGGGGGAGCTGCTCTATCTGGTGATGTTTGGCACGATTCTCTGCTATCGCCTGCAAACCTGGGCGCAGCGGCATGTTTCCGCAACACAGACGGCCCTGACGTTGACGCTCGAACCGGTGTTTGCCTCACTCATCGCGTTTCTGGCCGGCGTTGAACGGCTTGGCAGCCGTGAGCTGGTGGGCGGCCTGCTGACCATTGCCGGGGTCGTGATTTCCGAAGTGCTGGCTGTGACCAAAAAGACTTGACCCACCTGCCCAAAATGACAACACTCGGTGGCTTCGGTTGTCTTCCCAACCTTGTGAGTCAGGCAAAGAAAGGAGGTCTCGCTTCATGGCAAAGGCAAGCAAGCGCATCAACATCAAGTTGCAGAGTTCGGCCAGTTCACATTGCTACTACACGGAAAAAAACAAGCAAAACACCAATGAGCGTCTCGTGCTGAAAAAGTATGACCCCAAAGTGCGGCGGCACGTGGAATACAAAGAGGCCAAGTAGCGACCTCAACGGCACGGTGGAATGTGGTCAGGGCGCGAGTCGGCAGGCTGGCGCCCTTGCTGTTTTGCCCGGCCGGAGCGCTGGCGGCCGGGCAACCCGCGCCTTTTCCTGCCGAAAAGGTTGACGCAGCGCATTACGCTCGCTAGTGTAGCCGTACACAAGCGTGTAATCAGCCAAGCTTTTCAAGGGCCGAGTAGGAGCTTTTACCTCTCCCCGGCGGCGCGCAAGTCATGAAATCTTCTGAAAATGACAGCGGAGCAGGACGCCCGCTTGCCCGGCGTCCGACACGCTACCGTCTGGAAAAAAAGGTCAACGGTATCTGTGTCCTGGAAGTCGTGGGACGCCTGGCTCCCAGTACGGCACAGGAAGAGTTGACAACGCGCGTGGACGACCTCATTGCCTCCGGCCACGCCAACTTTCTCATTGACCTGCGCGGTGTGAGCTACATCAGCAGCACCGGTGTCGGGTCACTCATCGAGTGCTATCACCACGCGGAACGTGCTGGTGGCAAGCTCAAACTGCTCAATCCCTCGCAGGCCGTGCGGCAAATCCTCACCGTGTCAAAGCTGGACAGTGTGTTCGACATCTGGACCGACGAGGAAGCCGCCATCCGCAGCTTTGGAACAACTGGCACTGAGACTGCGCACCCGGAGGAAGACGACCCGCCGACGCTTGTCCCTGAAGCTGTCAAACGTCCTTCTGCTACCACTTCCGCGCCAGCGACGGCAGCCGCTTCCGCCTCCAAGGCGTCTCCCGCAGCACCGGAGACGCCAGAGGTCAAACCGGCACCGGCGGCTCCCCAACCACGGATTGTCAAGGCCGCCGATGCCCCCCCGCTGAAGAAAAGCCGCTCACGGCGCGCCAAGCCTTCTTCTCCCTAGAAGCACGGCCTAACCTGCCGCCGACAGTCCAATGACCGTGCCGAAGGCCAGGGAGTCGCGGATGCGCAGCGCCGTTCGGACAGCCTGCTGCAGGCGGATGACCGGGAAGGTGGGGGCCCGCCCCTCGGCCAGGTCCCGGAGAAAGCCCTCGAAACAAGCCCGCTGGCTGGCAGGTGACGGCGTAAGGTCTTCGCGCTCAAGGTAGCCAGCCGGTGTCTGGACGGCCAGCCGTTCACGTGGGCTTTCTGCTCCAAAAGTGGCGCTGATGTGAATGCTGCTCCCATCGGCGAGTGCCAGTGTCAGGGCAAGGGTCGTCAGGCGTTCATGACTGACTTCCTGCGCGTAGAGCCGCTCCGGGACGCTGTCGGTGAAGCTCATGGCCAGCAGAACGGCTTCGGCCAGCCGCAATGTCGCTTCGGCAGAGGGCGCCGGGCAGGTGGCATGGAAGTCATATCGCAGCCAGGACGGAGCCTCCGTGCGCAGCCGCTTCAATTCAGCAAAAGCCGGCGTCGTCAGCCGGGCAAAGCCAATCATCAGCGGCACATCCTGCGCCATGGCCAGCCGGAACACTTCCTCCAGTTCGCTTTCCTCATCCGTAGGCAACTGGGTCAGAAAAAGCGGCAGCCGGCCCTGCAAAACCTCACAGGCAAGACGAAAGGCGTCCCCGGTGCGTCCCAGCAGCACCACGTCGGTCTTGCCGTCCGAACCCAGGGGCGACACGTCATTCGTGCCGTATTCGGCATCGAAGGTTTTCACAAGCTGCCGCGCCTTTTCCGGGGTGGGCGCCACGACGCCCGTCACGCGAACCTGTCTGGAAGGGATGATTTCCCGCAGTGCGTCCTGTCCGGTGTCGGCAATCACGGCCAGCCCGACCATGCCGCTGAGTTTGGGACGCGCAACGCCGACATCGAACCGGACGGCCGGACTCGCCTCAACCGTGGCCGGATAGGTGACAGCCACGGCGCGACCCGGCGCGGTGTCGGCGCGGAGCATTTCCTGTACGGCGGCATCAATGGCATTGAAGTCATGACGCTCGATGGCCGGCCGGGCGGGCGGTGGCAGTGCCGTCACAAAACGCAGAAAGGCCTCCATGGCTGGAAGAGGTGAGGCTGCCGTCGCCAGCGGGTCCTGCTCACCGCGTCCGCCAAACCAGGTAAACTGTATCTGCATTTCCTGGGCGCGACAGGCGGCCCAGGCCGCTTC
This window of the Chloracidobacterium sp. N genome carries:
- a CDS encoding alpha/beta fold hydrolase, producing the protein MKAKQWLAALGGATLAGGLAWQYLKRPRDVRWIDYVGELPHPDASRFTVVDGVRLHYQEFGAPDAPVLLLLHGYCSSNYTWKDVAEPLAAAGYRVIAPDLKGFGFSEKPADRRYHVQDHAQLVIGLLDRLGIETATFVGNSFGGAVSLACALMWASRVTGLVLIDAAYNDAPLQQYPFSLYARITRTWLVGEAAVPLLMSTRQTSETLLRGFFHDQQVVTPERIAAYFRALRTVEGQRAAMTTARQWDLNWIEQELSSITVPVLIIWGEYDRSIPVTLGVRLRARLPQAEFVVIPDCGHIPEEERPEETTALILDFCRRQAARPAPSLAASATAALAAGASSALAPVSLAVAVQPDTSASADTAPPNATSPQAAEESPAE
- the yhbH gene encoding sporulation protein YhbH yields the protein MAIQQHDWSLQRKGVIDQERHKERVKEAIRKNLGSIVSNEAIILSDGRKTVKVPIRSLDEYKFRFDRHKQKHVAQGDGDSKVGDVVAREGQSGSGPGKGGTGPAGSDAGQEYYEAEVNIDDIAALIFEDLELPFLEERANKALPARTTRFTEIRRTGAFSNLDKRRSIIENLKRNAVEKGRAQVGGFKKEDLRFKSWEEDVRFESNAVVLALMDVSGSMGEFKKYIARSFYFWMVRFLRTKYDNVEIVFISHHTEAKEVTEEQFFTQGESGGTVVSSAYKLALDIIDKRYSPKDWNIYPFHFSDGDNYYSDNEEAVRLADRLITTCNLFGYGEIGDEGASSYRRSSGALLSIFKEHLKHQKRFIGVRIDSKEDVYPALKEFFGARNIKV
- the nrdR gene encoding transcriptional regulator NrdR — protein: MKCPYCGNLEDKVVDSRESREGDVIRRRRECLKCERRFTSYERIDEIPYMVIKKDGRREPFDRQKVLAGLARACEKRPVPAAKLEAIVNAVEKYVQESRDRERSTQKIGELIMRRLKDLDKVAYVRFASVYLEFKDVTEFMSELKSLVKTTPPASRRRRGANGISA
- a CDS encoding type IV pilus twitching motility protein PilT, yielding MSYFDLPPIIERMLAVDDKISDLNFSVGRPPQVELNGKLVPVDIKGLRNLTPYQTEIIAMALMAGNNDAAEKLVQTGSVDLSYSLPSRTRFRVNIFSQRGTYSIVMRVIPTEVPTIESLGLPPQLGEISHLKNGIVLLTGPTGSGKSSTLAAILRKINEEKFYHIVTIEDPIEFLHTHKNCTINQRELGSDTPSFALALRAALRQAPKVILVGEMRDLETTEIALEAAETGHLVFSTLHTTDASKTVDRIIGIFPKNEEHVIRVRLAQAFRYIITQRLIPRADGKGRVAAVEILKSTPRTREYIEKGESEGKSLLDAMEDGSLDGMQHFDQVIERMIRQGVITQEDGLAFATNQNNLLLRLSGLGSSSDFAGAGGSEINRMQKDQGLRNPTMGGMRPVTPPVRSTTETPRPSMLDIIER
- a CDS encoding zinc-ribbon domain-containing protein, coding for MKVVCTQCRAKFEIQEKNLPDKPFQVNCPKCRFGMMVKPPPKATPTLRGAPKSMQANQDAIMQLVALLTGQTTRSADGSTGALANWQRRQTLLCLADPAQAQQVLDKLDHQTYAPTVCTEAAKAIELMRDSQVDMVLLDPQFDSANQGGIAVLRHVNSLPPKYRRRTYLVLVSPQVKTLDTYMAFLNGVNLTINTTDIETINQILERSIRDFNELYRGYNTAAGLNPF
- a CDS encoding DUF3299 domain-containing protein; this translates as MLWHRWVPDAPGFFYSVVVEVEVIVMQVKSRVKTLLAVLWLLVVAVSHSGAGTPAPTALRFRDLDGVQVNGREVVFPARAQQLNGKQVEVNGFMVPLGISDGKIRRFILIEVPLACCFGDGPGIEQMIFVTLAPGQELSAASDYPVAVSGTLQVGVQRRESGAVESLYRIVNARARKLV
- a CDS encoding Gfo/Idh/MocA family protein, which codes for MSQATFHIAVIGCGHWGPNHIRTFSAFPEARVVAAADVSRQNLERVGRAYPGLALFEDYRRMLAETDIHAVVISTPTNTHHAIVRDALLADKHVLVEKPLCRTAEEGEELVTLATERNRLLMVGQVFLFNRGILKLKEYLQFGDLGRIYTMVSTRTNLGPIRKDVNAVYDLASHDIAIFDFLTGATPIEVSASGAAYLQPGIEDLAFITLRYPNDLLAHVHVSWLNPRKVREITVVGDRKMLVWDDLATIGPLCIYDKGVIREPYYEDYGQFQLLAREGDISIPRIQLEEPLKAQARYFLDGLRRGSLTVSDGKSGLAVVRTLEAIQASLAQRGAPIVISRTKPA
- a CDS encoding LIC_10190 family membrane protein, coding for MLLTLAIWIIMIVLAGVIGRICLSGVVFSSTSEPFTISLWFGVGVLSNLWLSTAFLLPLTPWVAALTAGILLLALQRMRPAHPLLPEWGKWRWSAAAGLLSLALLAAAAVAVAPVILVDTGIYHYPAMRWLAEYGVVKGTALLDVQLGYASPWFALFAPCVHGGLKTRAAGLAGGFALALWLVGAGLAGWRLYRGTGRPGDWFFIWATALGIGALGTSDGLLASSSPDVPTAALVVVVLWAMLDRETLPPPARQGRDWTVAALAGIAAAIKLTAIPLLLLAGWLVWRSAPRRRWTALIAFVVLGSVALLPVTLARVLTSGCPFFPSKLLALPVVWRYEMNPWQSSSGIPRSLTTVIRDQARWDWGALAVARYSTGPLNGWLDWHWLPGWPTHEPVAAGLLAGSGLATLVCLARRRTMPASWMWALGTGWLGSAYVLLQAPSLRFGVGYFVVPLALGLAQLSRTFPRWAPLLVWSVGLCLLPFPSQLPLVRPPRLTPVPVVLTEVNGMKLYQPVPRPGIFPRCGDSPLPCGSNIDPTVRLSDPRRGVAAGFIRGPMPRREAF
- a CDS encoding DMT family transporter, translated to MAAMTLHRWALLGLIVANAIWGSTFVVAQDVTNPAHPGSLAPMRYIMVRFGLAVGLMLLVWGWRLRRLSFQTLIHGLWLGVFLGLGYVLQAQGLAWSGSPSKAAFITGSSVLLVPLFGAWFGKQRPTAANLLGLGVAFIGFTLLCFPDEASRGWRWSDAVSFGCTVPFAVHIVLMERYAGQSDVDSLNIVQLGVSVLVAVAGWLAVAGWVQLALPLPDVLTPELRPLSMTAYQVGELLYLVMFGTILCYRLQTWAQRHVSATQTALTLTLEPVFASLIAFLAGVERLGSRELVGGLLTIAGVVISEVLAVTKKT
- the rpmG gene encoding 50S ribosomal protein L33; amino-acid sequence: MAKASKRINIKLQSSASSHCYYTEKNKQNTNERLVLKKYDPKVRRHVEYKEAK
- a CDS encoding STAS domain-containing protein — encoded protein: MKSSENDSGAGRPLARRPTRYRLEKKVNGICVLEVVGRLAPSTAQEELTTRVDDLIASGHANFLIDLRGVSYISSTGVGSLIECYHHAERAGGKLKLLNPSQAVRQILTVSKLDSVFDIWTDEEAAIRSFGTTGTETAHPEEDDPPTLVPEAVKRPSATTSAPATAAASASKASPAAPETPEVKPAPAAPQPRIVKAADAPPLKKSRSRRAKPSSP